A window of Thermodesulfobacteriota bacterium genomic DNA:
ATACTGTTTCTACGCAAAAGTATGGACATCAACCGGTCATCTGGCGGAAACCGGAGGACTACCCCTTAACGTTCTAAAAAAAATACCGGGCCGGACGGGAAAAGGCCATGACAACCGCTTCCACAGACAGAAAACCGGGACTTCCGCGTGCCTGGTTGGCGCCGGTCGTCATCGCTGCCGCCGGTCTCCTGGCCTATGCCAACACCTTTGACGCCCCCTTTGTCTTTGACGACATCTCGAATATCGTTGAAAACCCGTACGTTAAGGTCTCCGGCCTGACGGCTGATGAAATCATCCGTGTCTTCCGGTACGCCTCCAACCGTCCCGTCACCTACGCCACCCTGGCGCTGAACTGGTTTTTCCATCAGGACCGGGTTGCCGGATACCATGCCGTCAACCTCCTGATCCACATCCTGACGGCCATCCTGGTCTGGCTGGTCACCCGGGAGACTACGGCCCTGAGCCGCATCACCGGCCGCTTTCTGCCTCTCGGCGCGGCGCTCTTATGGGTGACCGGTCCAGTCCTGATCCAATCCGTCACCTATATTATCCAGCGGGCCGCCTCCCTGGCGGCCTTTTTCAGCCTGCTGTCCCTTTTCTGCTACATCCGGGCACGAACCAGCCGGATGAGGCACCCCGATCGGAAAGGGTCGTCAGCGCCCTGGTTTGTCGCCTGCGGCATCTCTCTCATGGCCGGACTGACCTCAAAAGAGATCGCGGTGCTTATGCCGCTGTTTCTGCTGCTTTACGAGTGGTATTTTTTCCAGAACCTTTCCGGCCGCTGGGTCAGGCGTCATGCCCCATGGATCGTCCTGCTCCTGGCGATGGTCATCATCACGGGCATGGTCTATCTGCGCGGAGACGCGTCCAGCCGCATCCTCTTCGCCGGTGAAGATAAGGTCTTTACTTCGGTCCAGCGCTTCATGACCGCGCCGGCGGCGGCCATCTATTTACTCTCACTGATCGCCTTCCCTCACCCGGTCCGGCTCAATCTTGATTATGATTTCCCCTTATCCCGGTCGTTGTCGGAACCGGTCACGGCCCTGGCGGTACTGGCCCTTATCAGCCTGGCGGCGGCCGCCGTTTACTCGGCCCGGAGACACCGGCTGTTCTCCTATGCCGTTCTATGGTTTCTGGGTAACCTGGCCATGGAAACCGCTTCACCAGGGCTGGAAGTCATCTATGAACACCGCCTCTACCTGCCCGCCCTCTTCCCGGTCATCGCTTTTACCGCCGGCCTGTATCGTTTGCTTGGCGACAGACGGTCAACGATTCTGGTAATGCTCGCGATGACGGTCGTGCTCGGTGCCTGGACCTTCCAGAGAAACGCCGTCTGGGGAAGCGGTACGGGCTTGTGGCTGGACTGCGCCCGCAAATCTCCCGGCAATGCCCGCGCCTTCAGTCACCTGGGGCTGACCCTGGGACGAAACGGACAACATCCACTCCAGGCCATTGACTACTTGAACACCGCCCTGGAGCAGAGCCGGAAACGCTGGGGTGACGATCACCCCATGACGGCCGTCCATCACTACAATTTGGCGGAGATATACCGGGTAACGGGAAACACGGGCCAGGCCATTGTTCACTACCGGCAGGCATTGTCGCTGCTGGCTCCGCCTCATCCCGGGATTGCGGCGGTCTACAACAACCTGGGCACCATGAAAAAACGCGCGGGAGACATGGACGGCGCCATGGCCGATTACCGAAAAGCGCTTGAAGCGCTGCCGGACAGCCTGAAAGCCCCGGGACAGAGAACGATCAGCGCGGCCGGCATTTACAACAATATGGCCGTACTTTGCGCCGAGCGGGGGGATATGTTGCAGGCGGAGCATTATATGACAGAAGCGTTGCGACTGCTGACGGACGAATTCGGAGAGCATCACCCGCTGACGGAAAGGATTGCAAAAGCCTTGAGGGAACTGACCCGAAACCCGGCCGGCATCAGCCCGTAAATCGCCGCATGGCCGCGTAAGCCTCACCGGCCTCCGCCTCAATAGCGGCCTGCTCCTCCCGGGTAAAGGGAAACGGCCTGTCCTCCCGGGGCGGAAAAATTGTTTTCGCCTTTTGCCTAAGAAATTCCAGATCAACCGTCAGCCCGCAATGATCATAAATTTTCGCCAAAATCTTTTCCGGGAAACGGCAGAAATCATCATGGTCGACAACGATGGACGCGGCCCGCAGGGCGTCGTCCGCAGCGAGCAGGCCGCCCACATACCGGTAAACGGAAGCCCACAGCAGGCCCAGTCCCCGGGCCTCCTGCCCGCTGTTCCACAGGTCCATGATCCGATCCGCCGTCTTGCCGCATCCGGTGTTGACGGGCCGGCGGTCAAGGCCGAACTCGAAATGACCGGCAATCCGCATGTAATTCAACACCCGCGGGTCCCGCGCTTCGGCTTCACAGAAAAGGCGGTGCTGCCGCGACAGGG
This region includes:
- a CDS encoding tetratricopeptide repeat protein — translated: MTTASTDRKPGLPRAWLAPVVIAAAGLLAYANTFDAPFVFDDISNIVENPYVKVSGLTADEIIRVFRYASNRPVTYATLALNWFFHQDRVAGYHAVNLLIHILTAILVWLVTRETTALSRITGRFLPLGAALLWVTGPVLIQSVTYIIQRAASLAAFFSLLSLFCYIRARTSRMRHPDRKGSSAPWFVACGISLMAGLTSKEIAVLMPLFLLLYEWYFFQNLSGRWVRRHAPWIVLLLAMVIITGMVYLRGDASSRILFAGEDKVFTSVQRFMTAPAAAIYLLSLIAFPHPVRLNLDYDFPLSRSLSEPVTALAVLALISLAAAAVYSARRHRLFSYAVLWFLGNLAMETASPGLEVIYEHRLYLPALFPVIAFTAGLYRLLGDRRSTILVMLAMTVVLGAWTFQRNAVWGSGTGLWLDCARKSPGNARAFSHLGLTLGRNGQHPLQAIDYLNTALEQSRKRWGDDHPMTAVHHYNLAEIYRVTGNTGQAIVHYRQALSLLAPPHPGIAAVYNNLGTMKKRAGDMDGAMADYRKALEALPDSLKAPGQRTISAAGIYNNMAVLCAERGDMLQAEHYMTEALRLLTDEFGEHHPLTERIAKALRELTRNPAGISP